The Gammaproteobacteria bacterium genome window below encodes:
- a CDS encoding prepilin-type N-terminal cleavage/methylation domain-containing protein yields the protein MHTLRRRKLPRKSLHDGFSLIEVAIVLIILALLLGSLLPALSIQVEQSERKKAHETLDQAREALIGFAMTNGRLICPDCRDNTGLCVSVTANDGQEDRVNTPKVCSTAVGNLPWVDLGVPERDPWDSRYTYQVTTAFADDPVPSFVLADNGNITVKDAAGGADIAQNIPAIIISHGSNGKTLPPTSAQEIENTDGDTIYVLKIYSRDPILEFDDLVTWISPSVLRNRMVVSGQLP from the coding sequence ATGCACACGCTGCGTCGGCGTAAGCTACCTCGCAAGAGTCTCCATGATGGGTTCTCCCTGATTGAGGTGGCCATCGTGTTGATCATTCTGGCCCTTTTGCTGGGGAGTTTGCTGCCGGCGCTGTCGATTCAAGTAGAACAGTCTGAGCGCAAAAAAGCACACGAAACCCTCGATCAGGCGAGGGAAGCGCTGATTGGGTTCGCGATGACCAATGGACGACTCATATGTCCGGACTGTCGCGACAACACAGGCTTGTGTGTCTCCGTTACAGCCAATGATGGGCAGGAAGACCGGGTGAACACGCCCAAGGTATGCTCGACAGCGGTTGGTAATCTTCCCTGGGTAGACCTTGGGGTCCCAGAAAGGGATCCGTGGGATTCAAGGTATACGTATCAAGTCACCACGGCCTTTGCAGATGATCCAGTGCCGTCTTTTGTTCTGGCGGATAATGGCAACATCACTGTCAAGGATGCAGCAGGCGGAGCGGATATCGCTCAAAATATCCCAGCTATCATTATCTCCCATGGAAGTAACGGAAAAACACTTCCACCGACCTCAGCACAAGAGATCGAGAACACCGATGGGGATACAATCTATGTACTGAAGATCTACAGCCGTGATCCCATCCTTGAGTTTGATGATCTGGTGACCTGGATCTCGCCGAGTGTCCTAAGAAATCGCATGGTGGTTTCAGGCCAACTACCCTGA
- a CDS encoding type II secretion system F family protein translates to MEYYKYKAMNADGKVLQGRVDAFNVSDLELRLKKMGLDLVNFKQLAFRGLSIARRGVKRRDLITFCFHLEQTSRAGVPILEALTDLRDSVDNPRMREVTSAMLEAIEGGKTLSETMFEFPSVFSDVFANLVKAGERSGQVSEVFRNLAENLKWQDEQVAHTKKLFIYPLFVVGVVIAVLFFLMTYLVPELLKFVQSMGQELPMHTKVLIGVSGIFANYWYIILLVPVVVIVALILAVRVSPAMRYKVDYYKLKIPIFGPLLKKIILTRLANFFAMMYASGITIMECIHVGEEIVGNKAVQEAMRQVGRQIADGASLSASFQATGLFPPLVVRMLKVGETTGALENALLNVSYFYTRDVKESIERLQATLEPAMTVTLGLIVAWVMLSVLGPIYDVITQIKI, encoded by the coding sequence ATGGAATACTACAAATACAAGGCGATGAATGCGGACGGCAAGGTCCTTCAAGGACGCGTTGATGCATTTAATGTTTCTGATCTTGAGCTACGCCTCAAGAAGATGGGGCTAGACCTTGTTAACTTTAAACAGCTTGCTTTTCGTGGCCTAAGCATCGCTAGGCGGGGCGTAAAACGCCGAGACCTGATTACTTTTTGCTTTCACCTTGAACAGACGTCACGAGCCGGCGTGCCAATTCTGGAAGCGCTAACCGATTTGCGGGACAGTGTAGACAACCCGCGCATGCGTGAAGTTACTTCAGCGATGCTTGAAGCTATTGAAGGCGGAAAAACGTTGTCAGAGACGATGTTTGAGTTTCCCTCCGTTTTTAGCGACGTATTTGCAAACCTCGTCAAAGCGGGGGAGCGCAGCGGTCAGGTTAGCGAGGTGTTCCGGAATCTTGCTGAGAATCTTAAATGGCAGGATGAGCAGGTGGCCCATACCAAAAAGTTATTCATCTATCCCTTGTTTGTAGTGGGTGTTGTGATCGCTGTTCTTTTTTTCTTGATGACCTATTTAGTGCCTGAACTTTTGAAGTTTGTTCAAAGCATGGGGCAGGAACTGCCGATGCATACCAAGGTGCTTATCGGCGTATCAGGAATATTTGCTAACTATTGGTATATCATTTTACTTGTGCCCGTCGTCGTGATTGTCGCCTTAATACTAGCGGTTCGGGTGAGTCCCGCAATGCGGTACAAAGTTGATTATTATAAGTTGAAAATCCCGATTTTCGGGCCTCTGCTTAAAAAGATCATACTCACTCGCTTGGCGAACTTCTTTGCTATGATGTATGCATCAGGTATCACGATTATGGAGTGCATACACGTTGGCGAGGAAATTGTGGGTAATAAGGCAGTTCAAGAAGCAATGCGCCAGGTTGGCCGGCAAATTGCCGATGGTGCAAGCCTGAGTGCAAGCTTCCAGGCGACTGGGCTTTTCCCGCCCCTCGTAGTTAGAATGTTGAAGGTTGGTGAGACTACAGGCGCGCTCGAAAATGCTCTTTTGAATGTGAGTTATTTCTACACCCGCGACGTTAAAGAATCGATCGAGCGACTACAAGCGACGCTTGAACCCGCTATGACGGTGACATTAGGCCTTATCGTTGCTTGGGTAATGCTATCTGTTTTGGGTCCGATTTATGATGTCATTACTCAGATCAAAATTTGA
- a CDS encoding ATPase, T2SS/T4P/T4SS family: protein MDAPKKNLRIGELLVKKGVVSLDQIHIALTEQQKNRTKEHLGKILVRLGFATEAIIRDVVGGALGQESIDLLKVVADSEAIKLIPKEMAGRFHILPITYDEDSHQLTVAMADTFNVVALDQISAQLGNNVEIVPLLAGEAEIQKAIDQFYGFELSVDGILHEIETGEIDYQSLDAESDEYSQPVVRLVNALLSDAVKRGASDIHFNPEQDFLRFRYRIDGVLRQVRSLHKNYWSAIAVRLKVMAGMDIAETRAPQDGRISLSLSGRPIDFRVSTLPIVHGENIVLRILDRQKGIMQLEELGLHEEALETLKVMVARPEGIILVTGPTGSGKTTTLYSLLNYLNDESVNIMTLEDPVEYPTAMIRQTSVNEAIRLDFASGIRSVMRQDPDIVLVGEIRDVDTATMAFRAAMTGHQVFSTLHTNSAIGAIPRLLDIGISPDIMAGNIIGIIAQRLVRTLCSNCKEAYEPSDTERHLLGLKVTDKSQSIFRAKGCDACDHQGYKGRTALMELLHFDSSLDELIARHATRRDLTRAALATGYRPLAEMGANRVLQGITSLDEVARVVDLTSRLKQ from the coding sequence GTGGATGCCCCGAAGAAAAACCTTCGTATCGGCGAGCTACTGGTAAAAAAGGGGGTAGTCAGCCTCGACCAGATCCACATCGCCCTCACGGAACAGCAAAAAAATCGAACAAAGGAACACCTCGGTAAAATCTTGGTGCGCTTGGGTTTTGCCACAGAGGCGATCATCCGGGATGTGGTCGGAGGCGCGCTGGGGCAGGAAAGTATTGATCTATTAAAGGTCGTAGCGGACAGCGAGGCCATCAAGCTTATTCCCAAGGAAATGGCAGGGCGCTTCCATATCCTGCCCATTACTTACGATGAAGATAGTCATCAATTGACCGTGGCTATGGCAGACACATTTAACGTGGTCGCATTGGATCAGATCAGTGCGCAGTTAGGGAACAATGTGGAAATCGTTCCTTTGCTGGCGGGCGAGGCGGAGATCCAAAAGGCGATCGACCAGTTTTATGGTTTCGAGCTATCCGTTGACGGCATCTTGCATGAGATCGAAACCGGTGAAATAGATTACCAAAGTTTGGATGCGGAGAGCGACGAGTACAGTCAGCCTGTTGTACGCCTCGTGAATGCATTGTTGTCCGATGCCGTTAAGCGCGGGGCGTCGGATATTCACTTCAATCCGGAGCAGGATTTTCTACGCTTCCGTTATCGCATCGATGGCGTGTTACGGCAGGTTCGCAGTCTCCACAAGAACTATTGGTCGGCCATTGCCGTTCGATTAAAGGTCATGGCTGGGATGGATATCGCAGAAACCCGCGCGCCCCAGGATGGTCGAATTTCCCTGTCGCTTTCTGGACGGCCCATCGACTTCCGGGTCTCTACGCTTCCTATTGTCCACGGCGAGAATATTGTGCTCCGTATCCTCGACCGCCAGAAAGGGATCATGCAGCTGGAAGAGCTCGGATTACATGAAGAGGCGCTTGAGACGCTTAAGGTCATGGTGGCGCGTCCGGAAGGAATCATCCTGGTGACAGGCCCGACAGGGAGTGGCAAGACCACGACGCTTTATTCGCTACTGAACTATTTAAATGACGAGTCTGTCAACATCATGACCTTGGAAGATCCTGTGGAATACCCGACGGCCATGATACGTCAGACCTCAGTGAACGAAGCCATAAGGCTCGATTTCGCTAGCGGTATTCGTTCTGTGATGCGCCAAGATCCAGACATCGTGCTGGTCGGCGAGATACGTGATGTAGACACTGCAACAATGGCGTTCAGAGCTGCAATGACCGGACATCAGGTGTTTTCCACCTTGCACACGAACTCTGCTATTGGCGCCATCCCGCGCCTGCTCGATATTGGTATTTCGCCAGACATCATGGCTGGAAATATCATCGGTATTATAGCCCAGCGCTTGGTCAGAACGCTTTGTTCGAACTGCAAGGAGGCCTATGAACCGTCAGATACGGAAAGACACTTGTTGGGGCTCAAGGTCACTGACAAGTCCCAGAGCATCTTCCGCGCCAAAGGGTGTGATGCATGCGACCATCAAGGATACAAGGGTCGCACAGCACTGATGGAACTGTTGCATTTTGATTCAAGTTTGGATGAACTGATCGCGCGCCATGCGACTCGGCGTGATCTCACTAGGGCCGCGTTGGCCACGGGGTATCGACCTCTCGCCGAGATGGGTGCTAATCGCGTACTTCAAGGTATCACCAGTCTCGATGAAGTTGCCCGTGTCGTCGATTTGACAAGTCGCTTGAAGCAATAA
- a CDS encoding tetratricopeptide repeat protein — translation MSLLMDALKKAEKEKKAAAKRRREAEAEKPEGEISSAKPAATAETPKATPPSAEDVPIEASVDDLPGEEEGTRLGLEPMEAEAEDTALGPEGSHDPEKTTELAADTMVLEGSAAPYDNEDGQTDPEMQVLGEDSYDQVSTLPSQRAVRSSLEGYFDATGSYDRTVTGEPGIGARGIGPGVSEQPTPVAAQTVFTAAGTSASGSGLKWGAFSGLVLVAVLAGSVIYYLMVTPISRDVPSPLVAKGIESPLPVQPVAEPPIGEVVVPAPDVAVAGEVEVETVASVPTSPEVAVGTPRSLAGEAEVAAGAPPQTLRTEPEVKVAPTTRFAAQAPAPMRGEGESLMSPGQFVVEPRLIRITRSRSPDRVASLVTSAYQAYLAGNYPQAAAGYREILSTEPENRNALLGLGAIATHHGDLQIAYRIYSQLLTLNPKDTVAQAAMLNLRGSGSDPVLVESRVKLLIAENPGAPYLKFDLGNAYARQSRWAEAQGAYFNAYSADSTNSDYALNLAVSLDHLGQSKSALTYYNRALELAGRDSVNFNNTAVKSRITSLSAAVTTE, via the coding sequence ATGAGCCTCTTGATGGACGCGCTCAAGAAGGCCGAAAAGGAGAAGAAAGCGGCGGCTAAGCGCCGGCGCGAGGCGGAGGCCGAAAAACCGGAAGGGGAGATTTCGAGCGCTAAGCCGGCTGCCACGGCCGAGACCCCAAAGGCCACGCCACCGAGCGCGGAGGACGTGCCCATTGAGGCAAGCGTCGATGATCTCCCAGGCGAAGAAGAGGGCACGCGGCTCGGCCTCGAACCCATGGAGGCGGAGGCAGAGGACACAGCGCTTGGCCCCGAAGGGTCTCACGACCCTGAGAAGACCACAGAGCTCGCAGCGGACACCATGGTCCTAGAAGGGTCAGCTGCGCCCTACGATAACGAGGACGGGCAGACGGATCCCGAGATGCAAGTCCTTGGGGAGGACTCCTACGATCAGGTCTCCACCCTGCCGTCACAGCGCGCGGTGCGGAGTTCGCTTGAGGGCTATTTTGATGCCACCGGCTCGTACGACAGGACCGTGACGGGGGAGCCCGGGATAGGTGCCCGTGGGATTGGCCCGGGCGTGTCCGAGCAACCGACACCGGTTGCAGCGCAGACGGTATTCACTGCCGCCGGGACATCCGCCTCGGGCAGCGGTCTGAAATGGGGCGCGTTCAGCGGTCTTGTGTTGGTGGCGGTGCTCGCGGGCAGCGTCATCTACTATCTGATGGTGACGCCCATATCGCGGGATGTGCCCTCACCGTTGGTGGCAAAGGGCATTGAGTCTCCACTTCCAGTTCAGCCGGTTGCTGAGCCGCCTATCGGGGAAGTGGTCGTGCCCGCCCCAGATGTTGCGGTGGCCGGCGAGGTGGAAGTTGAGACGGTGGCGTCCGTACCAACCAGCCCCGAGGTTGCCGTGGGGACGCCGCGGAGCTTGGCGGGTGAGGCCGAGGTGGCAGCCGGTGCGCCACCCCAGACGCTCCGCACCGAGCCTGAGGTCAAAGTAGCGCCTACAACCCGATTCGCCGCGCAAGCCCCAGCGCCCATGAGGGGTGAGGGTGAAAGCCTGATGTCCCCCGGACAGTTCGTGGTGGAACCCAGGCTGATCAGGATCACGCGCAGCCGGTCCCCCGATCGCGTAGCCAGCTTGGTGACGAGTGCCTATCAGGCCTACCTTGCAGGGAACTACCCTCAGGCTGCGGCAGGCTACCGAGAGATCCTAAGCACGGAGCCGGAAAACCGGAATGCGTTACTCGGGCTTGGAGCCATTGCCACGCACCATGGCGATTTGCAAATAGCGTACCGGATATACAGTCAGCTGTTGACACTTAATCCCAAGGACACCGTCGCCCAAGCAGCCATGTTGAACCTGCGGGGTAGTGGAAGCGATCCTGTCTTGGTTGAGAGCCGGGTCAAGCTTTTGATCGCTGAGAATCCCGGTGCACCCTACCTTAAGTTTGATCTCGGTAATGCCTATGCAAGACAGTCGCGTTGGGCGGAAGCACAGGGCGCCTATTTTAATGCGTATAGTGCCGATAGCACTAACTCAGACTATGCGTTGAATCTTGCGGTCAGTCTGGATCACTTGGGACAGTCGAAATCAGCGTTGACCTATTATAATCGCGCATTGGAGTTGGCCGGGCGAGACTCGGTTAACTTTAATAACACTGCAGTCAAATCACGTATAACATCCCTGTCTGCTGCAGTTACTACGGAGTAA
- the mshL gene encoding pilus (MSHA type) biogenesis protein MshL, which produces MGKFSLISSLTILLAACSLNWDGPEPFEPSPGHLVPDKEVAPAEEIPELVQAAPFVPAPEPVPELERYTVVVNQVPAGELLFALARDANLNVDIDPSIEGVVTLNAVDQTLPQILDRIARQVDLRYEYKRDTLILSPDRPHLRTYPVDYVNITRETTSSNQVTTEVATTGLAALGEGGAGGAAGTNASTTNVTTLHFNRFWETLSRNILAIIGEGAGATLGGGGGIPSSEFVIVNPETGLISVVATAREHEQVQAFIDQVMANAERQVLVEATVAEVTLSDKYQAGIDWSVINIGGEAIDITQLLLPAAPALTTTFFTIERFPTGGNNDVTALVSLLDEFGDTKVLSSPRLMVLNNQTALLKVVRNEVYFTVEQTVDTTQGVSSQATSSTVHTVPVGFIMTVTPQISQDGAVTLTVRPTISRIASFATDPNPVLTVQNQVPVIAVQEMESVLRINDGDIAVLGGLMQDITDDLTTSVPFLSKLPLIGELLFTSVTKDYLKTELVIFLRPVVVHRASLAGDLADYRPFLEDVTAGAPPAEYAGSESGL; this is translated from the coding sequence ATGGGTAAATTCTCATTAATCAGTAGCTTAACGATCCTATTGGCCGCCTGTTCCCTGAACTGGGACGGGCCCGAACCTTTCGAGCCCTCTCCTGGCCACCTAGTCCCGGACAAGGAGGTGGCGCCCGCAGAAGAGATCCCCGAGCTGGTGCAGGCAGCCCCGTTCGTCCCGGCGCCTGAGCCTGTACCCGAGCTCGAGCGATATACGGTGGTCGTGAATCAGGTGCCGGCCGGTGAGCTATTGTTTGCCCTTGCCCGTGACGCCAATCTGAATGTGGATATCGACCCCAGCATCGAGGGCGTCGTCACCCTGAATGCGGTGGACCAGACACTCCCGCAGATCCTGGACCGGATCGCAAGGCAGGTGGATCTCCGCTACGAATACAAGCGCGACACTTTGATTCTCTCGCCGGATCGCCCCCATCTTAGGACCTATCCGGTGGACTACGTCAACATCACCCGGGAGACCACCAGTAGCAACCAGGTGACCACGGAGGTCGCGACAACGGGCCTCGCGGCGCTTGGTGAGGGAGGGGCAGGCGGTGCTGCCGGGACCAATGCCTCTACCACAAATGTAACTACACTCCACTTTAATCGCTTCTGGGAAACGCTCAGCAGAAACATCCTGGCGATCATCGGCGAAGGGGCGGGCGCGACCCTGGGAGGCGGGGGCGGCATCCCCTCCTCGGAGTTCGTGATCGTGAACCCCGAGACCGGGCTCATCAGCGTCGTGGCCACCGCCCGCGAGCACGAGCAGGTGCAGGCCTTTATTGACCAGGTCATGGCGAACGCCGAGCGCCAGGTGCTGGTTGAGGCCACCGTGGCGGAAGTGACGCTGTCGGATAAATACCAGGCCGGAATTGACTGGTCCGTAATTAACATAGGGGGCGAGGCCATCGACATCACCCAGCTGCTGCTCCCGGCTGCCCCGGCCCTGACAACGACGTTTTTTACCATCGAGCGATTCCCAACCGGCGGCAACAATGACGTGACCGCCTTGGTCAGTCTACTCGATGAGTTTGGTGACACCAAGGTCCTCTCCAGTCCCCGGCTGATGGTACTGAACAACCAAACGGCGTTGCTTAAGGTGGTTCGAAATGAGGTTTATTTTACGGTCGAACAGACAGTCGATACGACGCAGGGGGTATCCTCTCAGGCCACTTCGTCGACGGTGCATACGGTGCCCGTCGGGTTCATCATGACGGTAACCCCGCAGATTAGCCAAGACGGTGCCGTGACGCTCACCGTGCGCCCAACCATCTCTCGGATTGCCAGTTTCGCGACTGATCCGAATCCTGTTTTGACGGTGCAGAACCAGGTCCCCGTGATCGCGGTACAGGAGATGGAGTCGGTGCTCAGGATCAACGATGGTGACATTGCCGTGCTTGGCGGTCTGATGCAGGATATCACTGACGACCTTACCACCTCGGTGCCGTTTCTCTCCAAGCTGCCGCTCATCGGCGAGCTGCTCTTTACCAGCGTGACCAAGGACTATCTAAAGACAGAGCTGGTCATCTTCTTGCGCCCCGTGGTGGTGCACAGGGCGAGCCTTGCTGGGGACTTGGCCGATTACCGGCCCTTCCTGGAGGACGTTACGGCGGGGGCCCCGCCTGCAGAATACGCCGGTTCGGAGAGTGGACTATGA
- a CDS encoding AAA family ATPase, translating into MYYGYFGLKQPPFKITPDTHLFFPGGNRGPILEALMYAIVSGEGIVKVVGEVGSGKTMLCRMLAVELPANVDVVYLANPSVAPEHILDIIAFELKLPIRASDSRLQVMQTLQDWLLKRHAENHLVVVFIEEAQSMPVETLEEIRLLSNLETQQHKLLQIVLFGQPELDQLLGRAEIRQLKERITYNFKLLPFKPGEIRDYVNARLRTCGYMGAELFTPAAIREVARRSNGLVRRINILADKSLLAAYAANGKRVTSRHVKAAARDSEFVARWGWLRAATQAVVGFVIVGAVVLWAWDQALWKSDAFSELAALAMGTVTHELTVGGGGEEAIDEVEPVEPAEPASAPDAVPDASLAETDTVAVDAPADGLAHSRRAEEVAYRSASLDLFPIAEESRDVVAVGPDDELVLAMDLPDERQPTATSLPSNAVQVQLETALGIAPVSQVDDMPLGQLSAKEAARLEQQIAVLPPEVVFDDGPVLSEKACTRCTSIIYRAIPASDAHTRPGSPESR; encoded by the coding sequence ATGTATTATGGTTATTTCGGCCTGAAGCAACCGCCTTTTAAGATAACGCCAGATACACACCTGTTTTTCCCGGGTGGTAACCGCGGCCCCATTTTAGAGGCCTTGATGTATGCCATTGTTAGCGGCGAGGGGATTGTCAAGGTTGTTGGCGAAGTGGGAAGCGGCAAGACTATGTTGTGCCGCATGTTGGCAGTCGAGTTGCCGGCCAACGTTGACGTCGTCTATCTCGCTAATCCCAGTGTCGCGCCGGAGCATATTCTGGACATCATTGCTTTTGAGTTAAAGCTCCCGATTCGTGCCTCCGATAGCCGCTTGCAAGTCATGCAGACCCTGCAGGATTGGTTACTGAAGCGGCATGCTGAAAACCATCTAGTGGTGGTTTTTATCGAGGAGGCTCAGAGCATGCCGGTCGAGACGCTAGAGGAGATCCGGCTACTTAGCAACCTCGAGACCCAACAACACAAGCTGCTTCAGATCGTGCTTTTCGGGCAGCCCGAACTCGACCAGCTCCTGGGCAGGGCTGAAATTCGCCAGCTGAAGGAACGCATCACTTACAACTTCAAGCTTCTCCCGTTCAAGCCGGGTGAGATCCGGGATTACGTCAACGCGCGCCTGAGGACCTGTGGTTATATGGGGGCAGAGCTCTTTACGCCAGCGGCGATCCGTGAAGTTGCTCGGCGCTCTAATGGTTTGGTTCGACGCATCAATATCCTTGCGGATAAGTCTCTGTTGGCGGCCTACGCAGCCAATGGCAAGCGGGTCACCTCAAGGCATGTGAAGGCGGCCGCGCGGGACAGCGAGTTCGTGGCTCGGTGGGGGTGGCTGCGCGCTGCCACTCAGGCCGTAGTGGGCTTCGTGATTGTGGGGGCCGTCGTGCTGTGGGCGTGGGATCAAGCGCTCTGGAAAAGCGACGCGTTTTCTGAGCTGGCTGCCCTTGCCATGGGCACCGTAACCCATGAACTGACGGTGGGGGGCGGCGGTGAGGAGGCCATTGACGAGGTGGAGCCCGTGGAGCCGGCTGAACCCGCGAGTGCGCCCGATGCGGTCCCAGACGCCTCTTTGGCCGAGACGGATACCGTAGCAGTGGACGCCCCGGCCGATGGGCTCGCGCATTCACGGCGAGCGGAGGAAGTGGCATACCGTAGCGCATCCCTTGACCTGTTTCCCATCGCTGAGGAAAGTCGGGACGTGGTCGCAGTGGGGCCCGATGACGAGCTGGTCTTGGCAATGGATCTGCCCGATGAGCGCCAGCCAACGGCAACCTCCTTGCCCTCGAATGCGGTCCAAGTTCAACTTGAGACGGCGCTTGGCATTGCCCCGGTGTCTCAGGTCGATGATATGCCCCTGGGTCAGCTCTCAGCCAAGGAGGCGGCACGCCTTGAGCAGCAGATTGCGGTGTTGCCCCCCGAGGTCGTCTTCGACGACGGACCGGTCCTGTCTGAGAAGGCCTGTACCCGCTGTACGTCCATCATCTATCGGGCCATTCCTGCGAGCGACGCCCACACCCGCCCCGGATCGCCCGAATCCCGGTAG
- a CDS encoding sigma-54 dependent transcriptional regulator, producing the protein MPDDIAKVSRAEPHNKPGLILIDDDPLIVESLSFVLKEDYEVYTAATRPDAKSLLVELEIMPSLALVDLGLPPTPHVPDEGFALISELLGLNRSIKILVLSGQSARSNIQHALTLGAVDFIPKPCDVLLLKARLQHQLMILDAEQHETRADVEEGGLLGQSSALETLRALITQFADTPFPVLIEGESGSGKELVAQCLHNQSARSQEPFLTINCAAFTPDLLEAQLFGHAKGAFTGAATARPGFFEEAGDGSLLFDEVGELPLELQSKLLRVLENGEYYRLGETRPRIARARMIAATNKDLREEVRARHFRQDLYHRLSVLTINVPPLRERGVDCLLLFEHFRQLYAPTVTPFTLSKEAEKYLEQYSFPGNVRELRNIVIRLGAKYPGKCVGAEELNAELESAFVEPIGTTNSDLDEAAERELMSSGFRLDETLNECERRYINAALKLSDGNLSKAAKLLGINRTTLYSKLQRLSLGEV; encoded by the coding sequence TTGCCTGATGATATTGCCAAGGTCTCTCGCGCCGAGCCTCACAACAAGCCGGGCCTGATCCTCATTGATGACGACCCGCTGATCGTCGAATCGCTGTCGTTCGTATTAAAGGAAGACTATGAGGTCTATACGGCGGCGACCCGACCAGATGCCAAGTCCCTGTTGGTAGAATTGGAGATCATGCCATCACTTGCGTTGGTGGACCTTGGGTTGCCTCCGACGCCGCACGTACCCGACGAGGGTTTTGCACTCATCTCTGAGCTTTTGGGCCTTAATCGATCCATCAAGATCCTAGTACTATCCGGCCAGAGCGCGCGTTCTAACATCCAACATGCACTTACGCTCGGTGCGGTGGACTTTATTCCGAAGCCGTGCGATGTGCTGTTGTTAAAGGCGCGTCTCCAACATCAGTTAATGATCTTGGATGCTGAACAGCACGAGACACGCGCAGATGTCGAGGAAGGAGGGCTTTTGGGACAGAGCTCGGCGCTTGAAACGCTGCGGGCACTGATTACGCAATTCGCGGACACGCCCTTCCCAGTGCTGATTGAAGGTGAATCAGGCAGTGGCAAGGAACTTGTAGCGCAGTGTCTCCATAACCAGAGCGCGCGATCCCAAGAGCCTTTTTTGACAATCAACTGTGCGGCTTTTACTCCAGACCTCCTCGAGGCACAACTGTTCGGTCATGCCAAAGGCGCGTTTACCGGGGCAGCGACAGCTCGGCCGGGCTTCTTTGAAGAAGCAGGTGATGGGAGTCTGCTTTTTGATGAAGTAGGGGAGTTGCCATTGGAATTGCAGTCGAAGCTCCTGCGTGTGTTAGAGAATGGTGAATATTACCGTCTGGGTGAAACGCGGCCACGAATTGCCAGGGCAAGAATGATTGCAGCGACCAATAAAGATCTTCGGGAAGAGGTCCGCGCCCGCCACTTTCGTCAGGACCTATACCACCGTTTGAGCGTGTTAACGATTAATGTCCCACCGTTGCGTGAGCGTGGCGTAGATTGCTTATTATTGTTTGAGCACTTTCGGCAGTTGTACGCACCGACGGTAACGCCGTTTACTCTAAGTAAGGAGGCAGAAAAGTATCTCGAGCAGTATTCGTTCCCAGGCAATGTGAGAGAGCTTCGCAACATCGTGATCCGTCTCGGAGCCAAGTATCCGGGCAAGTGCGTCGGCGCCGAAGAGCTGAATGCCGAACTCGAGTCCGCGTTCGTGGAGCCGATCGGGACAACAAATTCGGATCTGGATGAAGCGGCCGAACGTGAACTTATGTCGTCCGGGTTTAGGTTGGATGAAACGCTTAACGAATGCGAGCGACGCTATATCAATGCTGCACTGAAGCTTAGTGACGGAAATTTGAGTAAAGCAGCAAAGTTGCTTGGCATAAATCGTACTACACTGTATAGCAAGCTTCAGCGGCTCTCGTTGGGAGAGGTGTAA
- the metF gene encoding methylenetetrahydrofolate reductase [NAD(P)H] produces MKSQSKFPQTYSFEFFPPRTPEAVGKLQTARDRLAQLKPDYFSVTFGAGGSTRERTFETVLEIRDKTGIEAVPHISCIGYPTDSIREVLNLYKANGIRHVVALRGDLPSGSVGFGELRYANELIAFIRAETGDHFHIEVAAYPEFHPQAPSAESDFDNFERKVKAGADSAITQYFYNPDAYFYFVDACEKRGLDISIVPGIMPIINCTQLVRFSEACGAEIPRWILRRLKDFGDDRVAIRRFGIDVTTELCQRLLEGGAPGLHIYTMNQAEASEAIWQNLGLTDATQKKTPASVG; encoded by the coding sequence ATGAAATCGCAAAGTAAGTTCCCTCAAACATATAGTTTTGAGTTCTTCCCGCCCAGGACGCCGGAGGCGGTCGGTAAGCTGCAAACTGCCCGCGATAGACTGGCGCAACTGAAGCCCGATTATTTCTCAGTCACATTTGGTGCCGGCGGCAGTACTCGGGAACGAACGTTCGAGACGGTTCTCGAGATCAGGGACAAGACAGGCATTGAAGCGGTGCCGCATATCTCATGTATCGGCTATCCAACCGACAGTATTCGCGAGGTCCTTAATCTTTACAAGGCGAACGGTATACGTCACGTAGTAGCCCTCAGAGGCGACCTTCCGTCCGGATCAGTCGGTTTTGGGGAGCTACGTTATGCTAATGAACTCATCGCGTTTATCCGAGCAGAGACAGGCGATCACTTCCATATCGAAGTGGCAGCTTATCCCGAATTTCATCCTCAGGCGCCGAGCGCCGAGAGTGATTTTGATAATTTTGAACGCAAGGTAAAAGCTGGGGCAGACAGTGCAATCACCCAGTACTTCTATAATCCCGATGCGTATTTCTACTTTGTCGACGCTTGCGAGAAGCGTGGGTTAGATATTTCCATCGTGCCAGGCATTATGCCCATCATCAACTGCACGCAACTGGTTCGTTTTTCCGAGGCCTGTGGTGCGGAAATACCGCGCTGGATCTTGCGCCGGTTGAAGGACTTTGGTGATGATAGGGTCGCCATCAGGCGGTTCGGCATAGACGTCACGACCGAACTATGTCAACGATTGTTAGAAGGTGGCGCGCCTGGCTTACACATCTATACAATGAATCAGGCGGAGGCCAGTGAGGCGATCTGGCAAAATCTGGGGTTGACCGACGCAACGCAAAAGAAAACCCCTGCATCCGTTGGCTGA